A window from Akkermansia muciniphila encodes these proteins:
- a CDS encoding putative Na+/H+ antiporter: protein MSCICHFFKVLARRAGLLTTVAAAFFLGASAAEASVQVTEPAYPATEAGGESQYSHFPIPLNQYKPAPPDAGLMQVLTERNEQSGGFNLAVTLVFLGAIIHTFLAGRFERYSHKLALRYKEKLKETNFRVMHPEERLPVSFASAIFHFLGEVEAVFGIWIIPFMFVCWKYYSFEDFSAYLNYDCSFTEPMFVMIIMIIASSRPIFKLAESVVNYGAKLGKSSPGAWWISVMTLAPLLGSLITEPAAMTIGALILSKKFYDLKPKKTLMYATLGLLFVNISIGGTLTHFAAPPVVMVAEKWDWGLAHMIQHFGWKAISAIIISNLAYFFLFRKEFGRLAAQQREFNEFDDAVPQSWEDRNDKIPVWVTLAHVCFLTWTVLFAHEPVMFIGSFLFFIGFTVATPQYQNQMSLRVPMMVGFFLAGLVILGGVQAWWLEPVLTRLGDYAMIGATLLTAFNDNAAVTFLASTVPNLPEAVKYSVVAGAVTGGGLTVIANAPNPAGQAILGKYFKGINPLWLFAWAAFPTAVVFIFFTCFGH, encoded by the coding sequence ATGAGCTGTATTTGTCATTTCTTCAAAGTTCTGGCGCGCCGTGCGGGGCTGCTCACTACCGTGGCCGCCGCCTTTTTTCTGGGTGCATCGGCTGCCGAGGCTTCTGTACAAGTGACGGAACCCGCCTATCCCGCCACGGAAGCGGGGGGGGAGTCCCAGTATAGCCATTTTCCCATTCCCCTGAACCAGTACAAGCCCGCTCCGCCGGATGCCGGCCTGATGCAGGTGCTTACGGAACGCAACGAGCAGTCCGGCGGCTTCAACCTGGCCGTGACGCTCGTCTTTCTGGGTGCCATTATCCATACCTTCCTGGCGGGGCGCTTTGAACGCTATTCCCACAAGCTGGCCCTGCGCTACAAGGAAAAGCTCAAGGAAACCAACTTCCGCGTGATGCACCCGGAGGAGCGCCTTCCGGTCTCCTTCGCGTCCGCCATCTTCCATTTCCTGGGGGAAGTGGAAGCCGTGTTCGGCATCTGGATCATCCCCTTCATGTTCGTGTGCTGGAAGTATTATTCCTTTGAGGACTTCTCGGCCTACTTGAATTATGACTGCTCCTTCACGGAGCCCATGTTCGTGATGATCATCATGATCATCGCCTCTTCCCGCCCCATCTTCAAGCTGGCGGAATCCGTAGTTAACTACGGCGCCAAACTTGGAAAATCTTCGCCCGGGGCCTGGTGGATTTCCGTGATGACCCTCGCCCCCCTGCTCGGCTCCCTGATTACGGAACCTGCCGCCATGACGATCGGCGCCCTGATCCTGAGCAAGAAGTTTTACGACCTCAAGCCGAAGAAGACCCTGATGTACGCAACGCTGGGGCTGCTCTTCGTGAACATCTCCATCGGCGGCACCCTGACGCATTTTGCCGCCCCGCCCGTGGTGATGGTGGCGGAAAAGTGGGACTGGGGTCTTGCGCACATGATCCAGCACTTCGGCTGGAAGGCCATTTCAGCCATCATCATTTCCAACCTGGCCTACTTCTTCCTCTTCCGCAAGGAGTTCGGCCGCCTGGCCGCCCAGCAGCGCGAGTTCAACGAGTTTGACGACGCCGTTCCCCAGTCCTGGGAAGACCGCAATGACAAGATTCCGGTGTGGGTGACGCTGGCGCACGTCTGCTTCCTGACCTGGACGGTCCTCTTTGCCCATGAACCGGTCATGTTCATCGGCAGTTTCCTCTTCTTCATCGGCTTTACGGTGGCTACTCCCCAGTACCAGAACCAGATGTCCCTGCGTGTTCCCATGATGGTGGGCTTCTTCCTGGCGGGCCTGGTCATTCTGGGTGGCGTGCAGGCCTGGTGGCTGGAACCGGTGCTGACGCGCCTGGGGGATTACGCCATGATCGGCGCCACGCTGCTGACGGCATTCAACGACAACGCCGCCGTCACCTTCCTGGCGTCCACGGTGCCCAACCTGCCGGAAGCCGTCAAATACTCCGTGGTGGCCGGCGCCGTGACGGGCGGCGGCCTGACGGTCATCGCCAACGCCCCCAACCCGGCGGGGCAGGCTATTCTGGGCAAGTACTTCAAGGGCATCAATCCCCTGTGGCTGTTTGCCTGGGCAGCCTTCCCCACGGCTGTCGTGTTCATTTTCTTCACCTGCTTCGGCCATTAA
- a CDS encoding polysaccharide deacetylase family protein gives MIAAGAAWAELPPDLPPAAPLPLAPGPVIGGTIKGDPAAGVVPVRELIEANRRDENIPMAEPIPGETGASIPSAEPIPNAEPIPGETHLRAPVQPAGPVIPPTAFSPVPVPQHETRVAILGYHDFSRTLPATEMRMNTDVFRAQMQALKASGVPVISMKEFLEWKLGSRQLPAKCVMITIDDGWKSVYTDAYPILKETGFPFTVFPYTKFITGRGSAMSHDQIQEMLDNGATLGSHSVSHLYPKSWRAAQRKGTQGVLDLAEAEIAASRKILQERFPGSAVEAYCYPGGFVLPDMITKAEEAGFQAAFTVIPKKVTKDTDRWRVHRYMVFGKDPKTFTRAVNFNVPTAPETPAATPGNNRGNTLDSYPAPAQPVYPAANTVVKSQSPDISISLARESAFDPKQVEMRVSGFGLVNAQFDPKEKILKWTPSRPLRLSPVTVQVRWKNLSTSLWQTATWQFGIAEQEMHFIPQNVVK, from the coding sequence ATGATTGCAGCCGGTGCCGCATGGGCCGAACTCCCCCCTGACCTGCCGCCTGCCGCACCCCTTCCCCTGGCGCCCGGACCGGTCATCGGAGGCACCATCAAGGGGGATCCTGCTGCCGGCGTCGTTCCCGTCCGGGAACTGATTGAAGCCAACCGGAGGGATGAAAACATCCCCATGGCGGAACCCATTCCGGGAGAAACGGGCGCCTCCATTCCCTCCGCAGAGCCCATCCCGAATGCGGAACCTATCCCCGGAGAAACGCACTTGCGCGCCCCGGTGCAGCCTGCGGGCCCGGTCATTCCTCCCACGGCTTTCTCCCCTGTTCCGGTTCCCCAGCATGAAACCCGCGTCGCCATCCTGGGCTATCATGACTTCAGCCGCACCCTGCCCGCCACGGAAATGCGCATGAATACGGACGTGTTCCGCGCCCAGATGCAGGCGCTGAAGGCCAGCGGCGTGCCCGTCATTTCCATGAAGGAGTTCCTGGAATGGAAACTCGGCAGCAGGCAGCTCCCCGCCAAATGCGTGATGATCACCATTGACGACGGCTGGAAGAGCGTTTACACGGACGCCTACCCCATCCTGAAGGAAACGGGATTCCCGTTCACCGTTTTTCCCTATACCAAATTCATCACGGGCCGCGGCTCCGCCATGAGCCATGACCAGATTCAGGAAATGCTGGACAACGGCGCCACCCTGGGCAGCCACTCCGTCAGCCACCTGTACCCCAAATCCTGGCGCGCCGCCCAGCGGAAGGGAACCCAGGGGGTGCTGGACCTGGCGGAGGCGGAGATAGCCGCTTCCCGGAAAATCCTCCAGGAAAGGTTTCCCGGCTCCGCCGTGGAGGCTTACTGCTATCCGGGCGGCTTCGTCCTGCCGGACATGATTACGAAGGCGGAGGAAGCCGGATTCCAGGCAGCCTTCACCGTCATTCCCAAAAAAGTGACCAAGGACACGGACCGCTGGCGCGTGCACCGCTACATGGTCTTCGGCAAGGATCCCAAGACCTTCACCAGAGCCGTGAACTTCAATGTCCCCACCGCTCCGGAAACTCCGGCGGCCACACCCGGCAACAATCGCGGGAACACGCTGGATTCCTATCCCGCGCCAGCCCAGCCCGTCTATCCGGCGGCCAATACCGTGGTAAAGAGCCAGAGCCCGGACATCTCCATTTCCCTGGCCCGTGAATCCGCCTTTGACCCCAAGCAGGTGGAGATGCGCGTCTCCGGCTTCGGACTGGTCAACGCCCAGTTTGACCCCAAGGAGAAAATACTGAAATGGACGCCCTCCCGTCCCCTGCGCCTCAGCCCCGTAACGGTGCAGGTACGGTGGAAAAACCTTTCCACCAGCCTCTGGCAGACGGCCACCTGGCAATTCGGCATCGCGGAGCAGGAAATGCACTTCATTCCCCAGAATGTCGTAAAATAA
- the nuoD gene encoding NADH dehydrogenase (quinone) subunit D: protein MKTSTKTFAIADTAANADYLTNTSEPLGETMTLNVGPSHPATHGVLRLVLELDGEEIITCDPVLGHLHRGMEKIGETIQYNQFVPYTDRFDYLAPLSNNIAYACAVEKLLGWELPPRGQALRVLALELSRFSSHILGVGVYGMDVGAMTVFLYCYEEREKIHNFYEQLTGARFTSSYTRIGGQTRDVPNEMLKEVLVFCDEAAKTLDETEALLLRNKIFIDRLQGVGTISREKALSWALTGANLRASGVKRDLRKTNPYLGYENYEFDVPVGEHGDCYDRFTVRIEEMRQSLRIIRQVIETMPDGPINMVDTKGTLPEKKKVMTDMESLIRQFMATTMGVNAPAGQVYFAAENPKGELGFFLDSKGGGLPNRLRMRSPSFCNLSILPELLKGHLVSDVPAILGSFDFVMGECDR from the coding sequence ATGAAGACGAGCACTAAAACTTTCGCCATTGCAGATACAGCCGCTAACGCAGACTATCTCACCAATACTTCCGAACCGCTCGGAGAAACGATGACCCTGAACGTGGGCCCCTCCCACCCCGCCACCCACGGCGTGCTGCGCCTGGTGCTGGAACTTGATGGTGAAGAAATCATTACGTGTGATCCCGTCCTGGGCCACCTGCACCGCGGCATGGAAAAGATCGGGGAGACCATCCAGTACAACCAGTTCGTCCCGTACACCGACCGCTTTGACTACCTGGCCCCCCTCTCCAACAACATCGCCTATGCCTGCGCGGTGGAAAAACTGCTGGGCTGGGAACTGCCGCCCCGCGGACAGGCCCTGCGCGTGCTGGCCCTGGAGCTTTCCCGCTTTTCCTCCCATATCCTGGGCGTGGGCGTGTACGGCATGGACGTAGGCGCCATGACCGTCTTCCTGTACTGCTATGAGGAACGTGAAAAAATCCACAACTTCTACGAACAGCTTACCGGGGCCCGCTTCACCTCCTCCTACACCCGCATCGGCGGCCAGACGCGCGACGTCCCCAATGAAATGCTGAAGGAAGTGCTGGTATTCTGTGATGAAGCCGCCAAGACCCTGGATGAAACGGAAGCCCTGCTGCTCCGGAACAAGATTTTCATTGACCGTCTCCAGGGCGTGGGCACCATCAGCCGTGAAAAGGCGCTTTCCTGGGCCCTTACCGGGGCCAACCTGCGCGCCAGCGGCGTCAAGCGCGACCTGCGCAAGACCAACCCCTACCTGGGTTACGAGAATTACGAGTTCGACGTCCCCGTGGGCGAACACGGCGACTGCTACGACCGCTTTACCGTGCGCATTGAAGAAATGCGCCAGTCCCTGCGCATCATCCGCCAGGTGATTGAAACCATGCCGGACGGCCCCATCAACATGGTGGACACCAAGGGCACCCTGCCTGAAAAGAAGAAGGTGATGACGGACATGGAATCCCTGATCCGCCAGTTCATGGCCACTACCATGGGCGTGAACGCTCCCGCCGGGCAGGTTTACTTTGCCGCGGAAAACCCGAAGGGAGAACTGGGCTTCTTCCTGGATTCCAAGGGAGGCGGACTTCCCAACCGCCTGCGCATGCGCTCCCCCTCCTTCTGCAACCTGTCCATCCTGCCGGAACTGCTGAAAGGCCACCTGGTTTCCGACGTTCCGGCCATTCTCGGCTCCTTCGACTTCGTGATGGGCGAATGCGACCGCTAA
- a CDS encoding complex I 24 kDa subunit family protein translates to MSDYAENAIDATIAHQPSPGERFYPPFEVTPELDAAASEYITHYPEGKQKSAVLPILHEIQKKFGFICGDAITWTGEKLNISAAHVLGVVTFYPGLRQMCPGRTHFRVCRTLSCAMAGADSLFDAICTRLGIDKSGIDHHHPIGVSPDGLWSVEGVECLANCGFGPNMMVNDLLYEKVTPELLEEVIAKHQNA, encoded by the coding sequence ATGTCCGATTACGCTGAAAACGCCATCGACGCGACTATCGCCCACCAGCCCAGCCCGGGCGAACGGTTTTACCCTCCTTTTGAAGTAACGCCGGAACTTGACGCCGCCGCAAGCGAATACATCACGCATTATCCGGAAGGCAAGCAGAAGTCCGCCGTGCTCCCCATCCTGCATGAAATCCAGAAAAAGTTCGGCTTCATCTGCGGAGACGCCATCACCTGGACAGGGGAAAAACTGAACATTTCCGCCGCCCACGTGCTGGGCGTGGTCACCTTCTATCCCGGCCTGCGCCAGATGTGCCCCGGCAGGACCCATTTCCGCGTATGCCGCACCCTTTCCTGCGCCATGGCGGGAGCGGACAGCCTCTTTGACGCCATCTGCACGCGCCTGGGCATTGACAAGAGCGGCATTGACCACCACCACCCCATCGGCGTCAGCCCGGACGGCCTGTGGAGCGTGGAGGGCGTGGAATGCCTGGCCAACTGCGGCTTCGGCCCCAACATGATGGTCAACGACCTCCTGTATGAAAAAGTCACTCCGGAACTGCTGGAGGAAGTGATCGCCAAGCACCAGAACGCCTAA
- the nuoF gene encoding NADH-quinone oxidoreductase subunit NuoF, with protein MSITYLPGKEPHPRETRRILKNVNREGWNTSIDCYLADGGYEELKKALGMEPKAIVDEVKKSGLRGRGGAGFPTGVKWTFIPPNNTKPVYLICNCDESEPGTFKDRFVVHQDPHQLLEGMIISCYAVGAHLAYIYMREEFPLAAETMLKALQEAREHNFLGKNILGSGYDLEIHLHRGAGAYICGEETSLINSLEGQRPYPRIKPPYFPAAIGLYGCPTIVNNVESLCQVKHVIAMGGEAYSQEGAKRSPGTRILGVSGDVKRPGFYEIISGSMTFGELLYDVCGGPRDGREFKAVIPGGSSSKVMRTDVEYKTKNPDGSMRKISFFDIPLDLDSIAQYGSMSGSGAIIVMDDSRSMPWAMNNINRFYAHESCGQCTPCREGCPWMVQLSTRILEGKASPSDVDLLIEVANQIEGKTVCAFGEAASWPTQAMVSKFKEEFVALTDPFNACLPHSEEGREQNRYLTR; from the coding sequence ATGAGCATCACCTATCTTCCCGGTAAAGAACCCCACCCCAGGGAAACGCGCCGCATCCTGAAAAACGTCAACCGCGAAGGCTGGAACACTTCCATTGACTGCTACCTGGCCGACGGCGGCTATGAAGAACTGAAAAAGGCGCTCGGCATGGAGCCGAAGGCCATCGTTGACGAGGTGAAGAAATCCGGCCTGCGGGGCCGCGGCGGCGCGGGCTTCCCCACCGGCGTGAAGTGGACCTTCATTCCGCCGAACAACACCAAGCCCGTTTACCTGATCTGCAACTGTGACGAATCCGAACCCGGCACCTTCAAGGACCGCTTCGTCGTCCACCAGGACCCCCACCAGCTGCTGGAAGGGATGATCATCTCCTGCTACGCCGTGGGGGCCCATCTGGCCTACATCTACATGCGCGAGGAATTCCCCCTGGCCGCGGAAACCATGCTCAAGGCCCTTCAGGAAGCCCGGGAACACAACTTCCTGGGTAAAAACATCCTGGGTTCCGGCTATGACCTGGAAATCCACCTGCACCGCGGCGCCGGCGCCTACATCTGCGGTGAAGAAACCTCCCTGATCAACTCCCTGGAAGGCCAGCGCCCCTATCCGCGCATCAAGCCCCCCTACTTCCCGGCCGCCATCGGCCTGTACGGCTGCCCCACCATCGTGAACAACGTGGAATCCCTCTGCCAGGTGAAACACGTCATCGCCATGGGCGGAGAAGCCTACAGCCAGGAAGGAGCCAAGCGCTCCCCCGGCACCCGCATCCTCGGCGTCTCCGGCGACGTGAAGCGCCCGGGATTCTATGAAATCATTTCCGGTTCCATGACCTTCGGCGAACTGCTTTACGACGTCTGCGGAGGCCCCCGCGACGGACGTGAATTCAAGGCCGTCATTCCCGGCGGCTCCTCCTCCAAGGTGATGCGCACGGACGTGGAATACAAGACGAAGAATCCGGACGGCTCCATGCGCAAAATCTCCTTCTTTGACATCCCGCTGGACCTGGACAGCATCGCCCAGTACGGCTCCATGTCCGGCTCCGGCGCCATCATCGTCATGGATGATTCCCGCTCCATGCCCTGGGCCATGAACAACATCAACCGCTTTTACGCCCATGAATCCTGCGGCCAGTGCACCCCCTGCCGGGAAGGCTGCCCGTGGATGGTCCAGCTCAGCACCCGCATTCTGGAAGGCAAGGCCTCCCCGTCAGACGTGGACCTGCTGATTGAAGTGGCCAACCAGATTGAAGGAAAGACGGTCTGCGCCTTCGGTGAAGCCGCCTCCTGGCCCACCCAGGCCATGGTCTCCAAGTTCAAGGAGGAATTCGTGGCCCTGACGGATCCCTTCAACGCCTGCCTCCCCCATTCCGAGGAAGGCAGGGAGCAGAACCGCTACCTCACCCGCTAA
- a CDS encoding molybdopterin-dependent oxidoreductase, with protein sequence MSEEASKLPKDIAAAEGKVNVQINGTWHQFPRGTRIADACRSVGVPIPCFCYHPKLAVVGSCRMCLVEQGMPPRLAPGQTPSYDERGYQNIQWMPRPIISCANTVAENMGIRTDSPLASEARRGVMEFLLTSHPLDCPICDQAGECKLQEFSNDYGQVEGRYDGKKTKKGKNLSIGPRVNLDQERCVLCGRCVRFMRDIMHDEVLTMAQRGTHNAITVYPGRELDSNYSLNTVDLCPVGALTSKDFRFKMRVWFLKETKTIDVDCGTGTNIILWTREEKVYRITPRPNDAVNSCWMPDSHRLNYKYINAETRIPQPVIRTDAGAPHRPATWEPALASVTEAVKRISPDQVAVIASGRMTNEELYMARHLAAQIGTDKVDIVPRMGESDGMLIAADRNPNTNGARLVLGIEPGSKLAAIREGVRNGSIKGILTLGEDLTAPEAGFTAEDLKKLDYLFMTAHSANETARHADLVLPGVTFAEKFGTMINITGRIQRLNRAIQPVGYARDDWQILRDITLLLGGNPALKDFNSALDVLTVMSTEYGALNGVTWGSIGDGGQPILETGVTIPVVEREKSQGR encoded by the coding sequence ATGAGTGAAGAAGCTTCCAAACTCCCCAAAGACATTGCCGCCGCGGAAGGCAAGGTGAACGTCCAGATCAACGGAACGTGGCACCAGTTCCCGCGCGGCACGCGGATTGCTGATGCCTGCCGTTCCGTGGGCGTACCCATTCCGTGCTTCTGCTACCACCCCAAGCTGGCCGTCGTCGGCTCCTGCCGCATGTGCCTGGTGGAACAGGGGATGCCCCCCCGGCTGGCTCCCGGCCAGACGCCTTCCTATGATGAACGCGGCTACCAGAACATCCAGTGGATGCCCCGCCCCATCATCTCCTGCGCGAACACGGTGGCGGAAAACATGGGCATCCGTACGGACAGCCCCCTCGCCAGCGAGGCGCGCCGCGGCGTGATGGAATTCCTGCTCACCAGCCACCCGCTGGACTGCCCCATCTGCGACCAGGCAGGGGAATGCAAGCTCCAGGAATTCTCCAATGACTACGGCCAGGTGGAAGGCCGCTATGACGGCAAGAAAACCAAGAAGGGCAAGAACCTCAGCATCGGCCCGCGCGTGAACCTGGACCAGGAGCGCTGCGTGCTCTGCGGCCGCTGCGTGCGCTTCATGCGGGACATCATGCATGATGAAGTGCTCACGATGGCCCAGCGCGGCACCCATAACGCCATCACGGTCTATCCCGGCCGCGAGCTGGACAGCAACTACTCCCTGAACACCGTGGACCTCTGCCCGGTGGGCGCCCTCACCTCCAAGGACTTCCGTTTCAAAATGCGCGTCTGGTTCCTGAAGGAAACCAAGACCATTGACGTGGACTGCGGCACGGGCACCAACATCATCCTCTGGACGCGTGAAGAAAAGGTGTACCGCATCACCCCGCGCCCGAACGACGCCGTGAACTCCTGCTGGATGCCGGACTCCCACCGCCTGAACTACAAATACATCAACGCGGAAACGCGCATTCCCCAGCCCGTCATCCGCACGGACGCGGGAGCGCCCCACCGCCCCGCCACCTGGGAACCCGCCCTGGCCTCCGTCACGGAAGCCGTCAAGCGCATCTCGCCGGACCAGGTCGCCGTCATCGCCTCCGGGCGCATGACCAACGAAGAACTTTACATGGCCCGCCACCTGGCCGCCCAGATAGGCACGGACAAGGTGGACATCGTCCCCCGCATGGGTGAAAGCGACGGCATGCTGATTGCCGCGGACCGCAACCCGAACACGAACGGCGCCAGACTGGTGCTGGGCATTGAACCCGGCTCCAAACTGGCCGCCATCCGCGAGGGCGTGCGCAACGGCTCCATCAAGGGCATCCTCACGCTGGGGGAAGACCTCACCGCTCCGGAAGCCGGCTTCACCGCGGAAGACCTGAAAAAGCTGGATTACCTGTTCATGACCGCCCACAGTGCTAATGAAACGGCGCGCCACGCGGACCTGGTTCTGCCGGGCGTCACCTTTGCTGAGAAATTCGGCACCATGATCAACATCACCGGACGCATCCAGCGCCTGAACCGCGCCATCCAGCCCGTGGGCTACGCCAGGGACGACTGGCAGATTCTCCGCGACATCACCCTCCTGCTGGGCGGCAACCCCGCGCTGAAAGACTTCAACTCCGCCCTGGACGTCCTCACCGTCATGAGCACGGAATACGGCGCCCTTAACGGCGTCACCTGGGGCTCCATCGGAGACGGGGGCCAGCCCATCCTGGAAACCGGCGTCACCATTCCCGTGGTGGAACGCGAAAAAAGCCAGGGCCGCTAA
- a CDS encoding complex I subunit 1/NuoH family protein, whose protein sequence is MIDSILTFCDEVLSNPVWFYIITLLIKIVICFAITILFIPVCVYIERRVAAWIQDRVGPNRAGIPLSIFRRFGAKSDLPFKKTLDYFGLPHDGKIANLCRFFRLDRDIPIFGLVQPMVDGGKLFLKQDFTPPFVRRVYFWIAPILVLAPPLMTAAVVPFAGDLHTSYGNVNMAVANLSVGPLWMFAISSLSVYGLVLAGWSSNSKFPFLGGVRSSAQMISYEISMGLSIIPVLMIYSTLDLSNIVEYQAANGWLMLPVWGEGLSWQRWILLVPIAISFIIFLTSIFAEANRTPFDMSECETDLVGGYHTEYSSMKFAQFFMGEYAAMVVGSSLVITLFLGGWSIGFGLDGWLNEHVANWVAVICQLIAYVLKLLFFVFFFVWVRWTLPRFRYDQVMKLGWMVFFELAVINIFITAAILYFVK, encoded by the coding sequence ATGATTGATTCGATTCTAACCTTTTGCGACGAAGTGCTCAGCAACCCTGTGTGGTTCTACATCATCACCCTGCTGATCAAAATCGTCATCTGCTTCGCCATCACCATCCTGTTCATTCCGGTCTGCGTGTACATTGAACGCCGGGTGGCCGCCTGGATTCAGGACCGCGTGGGGCCCAACCGCGCCGGCATCCCGCTGAGCATCTTCCGCCGCTTCGGGGCTAAGTCCGACCTGCCGTTCAAAAAGACGCTGGACTACTTCGGCCTTCCCCACGACGGCAAAATCGCCAACCTGTGCCGCTTCTTCCGCCTGGACCGCGACATTCCGATCTTCGGCCTCGTGCAGCCCATGGTGGACGGCGGCAAGCTGTTCCTCAAGCAGGACTTCACGCCTCCCTTCGTGCGCCGCGTGTACTTCTGGATCGCCCCCATCCTGGTGCTGGCCCCCCCGCTGATGACGGCGGCCGTGGTCCCCTTTGCCGGAGACCTTCACACCTCCTACGGCAACGTAAACATGGCGGTGGCCAACCTCAGCGTTGGCCCCCTCTGGATGTTCGCCATCTCCTCCCTCTCCGTATACGGCCTGGTGCTGGCCGGCTGGTCCTCCAACTCCAAATTCCCCTTCCTGGGCGGCGTGCGCTCCTCCGCCCAGATGATTTCCTATGAAATCAGCATGGGCCTGTCCATCATCCCCGTGCTGATGATTTACAGCACGCTGGACCTCTCCAACATCGTGGAATACCAGGCCGCCAACGGCTGGCTCATGCTCCCCGTGTGGGGCGAGGGCCTGAGCTGGCAGCGCTGGATCCTGCTGGTTCCCATCGCCATCAGCTTCATCATCTTCCTGACCTCCATCTTCGCGGAAGCCAACCGCACGCCCTTTGACATGTCCGAATGTGAAACGGACCTCGTGGGCGGCTACCACACGGAATACTCCTCCATGAAATTCGCGCAGTTCTTCATGGGTGAATACGCCGCCATGGTGGTGGGCTCCTCCCTGGTCATCACGCTGTTCCTGGGAGGCTGGTCCATCGGCTTCGGCCTGGACGGCTGGCTCAATGAACACGTAGCCAACTGGGTGGCGGTCATCTGCCAGCTCATCGCGTACGTGCTCAAGCTCCTCTTCTTCGTCTTCTTCTTCGTCTGGGTGCGCTGGACACTCCCCCGCTTCCGTTACGACCAGGTGATGAAGCTCGGTTGGATGGTCTTCTTTGAACTGGCCGTCATCAACATCTTCATCACGGCCGCCATCCTGTACTTCGTCAAGTAA
- a CDS encoding NuoI/complex I 23 kDa subunit family protein: MAFKTIKRPKISLGERFYLQSILGGLWITIKHLVLALLGKSRNKKELAGSGIGVTMQYPEFRWDKHLPEYYRGAPVLVKGEDGRERCVSCQLCEFICPARAITITPGAIKEGPWGKVEKAPREFQIDMLRCIYCGMCEEACPEQAIFMSQDYLFTPTDKAQAIHNKAKLYEMGGTRKGLVNKWNQYK, translated from the coding sequence ATGGCCTTCAAAACGATCAAGCGCCCGAAGATTTCCCTCGGAGAGCGGTTCTACTTGCAATCCATCCTTGGCGGTCTCTGGATCACCATCAAGCACCTCGTTCTGGCTCTGCTGGGCAAATCCCGCAACAAGAAGGAACTGGCCGGCTCCGGCATAGGCGTCACGATGCAGTACCCGGAATTCCGCTGGGACAAGCACCTGCCGGAATACTACCGCGGGGCTCCCGTCCTGGTGAAGGGGGAAGACGGCCGCGAACGCTGCGTGTCCTGCCAGCTCTGCGAATTCATCTGCCCTGCCCGCGCCATCACCATCACCCCCGGCGCCATCAAGGAAGGCCCCTGGGGCAAGGTGGAAAAAGCGCCCAGGGAATTCCAGATCGACATGCTCCGCTGCATCTACTGCGGCATGTGCGAGGAAGCCTGCCCGGAACAGGCCATTTTCATGAGCCAGGATTACCTGTTCACCCCCACGGACAAGGCCCAGGCCATCCACAACAAGGCCAAGCTCTACGAAATGGGCGGCACCCGCAAGGGGCTGGTCAACAAGTGGAACCAATACAAATAA
- a CDS encoding NADH-quinone oxidoreductase subunit J family protein, with the protein MNIFASDILFYIFGALAVILSLMVVFMRNPVSSAMMMALSFGATAAVMIGLGAHFLGILQILVYAGAIMVLFAFIIMLLNVKRETSPFRRPVSVAIGVIIAGLFLGQLIGIIYSLPGAKETHRCPMATAEQAWNDLKIGQDSANSGKTGTNGLSGECAQKLCVASGGCRGGSDYAITKASLDQLLHSTCGIAPSITLPPLSPQCSAHLYPEGTTIRAEIDNGEFPDTALLGRTLFDKYNRSLVIAGLALLVASIGVVVLSRRPSGK; encoded by the coding sequence ATGAACATTTTTGCCAGTGACATACTCTTTTACATCTTCGGGGCCCTGGCCGTGATCCTGTCCCTGATGGTCGTCTTCATGCGCAACCCCGTTTCCTCCGCCATGATGATGGCCCTCTCCTTCGGAGCCACGGCCGCCGTCATGATCGGGCTGGGCGCCCACTTCCTGGGCATTCTCCAGATTCTGGTGTACGCCGGAGCCATCATGGTGCTCTTCGCGTTCATCATCATGCTGCTGAACGTGAAGCGGGAAACCTCCCCCTTCCGGCGTCCCGTTTCCGTCGCCATCGGCGTCATCATAGCCGGACTCTTCCTCGGCCAGCTCATCGGCATCATCTACTCCCTGCCCGGCGCGAAGGAAACGCACCGCTGCCCGATGGCCACCGCGGAACAGGCGTGGAACGATCTGAAGATCGGCCAGGACAGCGCCAATTCCGGGAAAACGGGAACCAACGGCCTTTCCGGGGAATGCGCGCAGAAACTCTGCGTTGCTTCCGGCGGATGCAGGGGAGGATCGGACTATGCCATCACCAAGGCATCTCTTGACCAATTGCTCCATTCCACCTGCGGCATAGCACCGTCCATCACCCTCCCCCCCCTCTCCCCCCAATGTTCCGCACACCTCTATCCGGAAGGCACCACCATCCGCGCGGAAATAGACAACGGGGAATTCCCGGACACCGCCCTGTTGGGGCGCACCCTGTTTGACAAATACAACCGCAGCCTGGTCATCGCCGGGCTGGCCCTGCTGGTGGCCTCCATCGGCGTCGTCGTGCTGAGCCGCCGCCCCTCCGGCAAATAA